Part of the Pseudobacteriovorax antillogorgiicola genome, CTGCATTGGGGCCGTAGAGCGCTGACGAAGGCCCCCGAATTAGCTCAATCCGCTCCACATCATGAATCTCAATTGGTAAGGTTTCCCAAAACACCCCTCCGGAAAAGTAGTTATAAACCACTCTATAATCGATCATCACCAGCATGATCGTGCTATTGGGAAAAGGTAGGAGCTTATTGGTAGAAACATCATCATAGCCGTGGATATGGACATCATAGACTCCAGAGCTTTGTTCTCTAACAATCACCCCTGGCATCAAGCGTAATGCCTCTGGGATTGATGTAGCACCCGATGCGATGATATCCTTTCTTTGAAGCACTGATACAGGCAACGATGAATCCATCAAAGGTTCCACCTTTTTCGTCACTAGCTCGATGATTTCTATATCAAGGAGATCTTCCAGATCAAGATCGAGGTAATCGTCGTCCTGTGATGAGGCATTCCCGGCTCCCAAAACCATCAGGAATAGCACAATCAGCCTGACGGACAACTTGAGCTTAGCCCCAGAAGTGAGAGTATGTTTGCTCAATTCCATAACAGTTCCTATCACAGTTATTATCTAGTCAAGAAAGCCATGTTCTGAAAGCCAAGACCAACCAGATAGCCAGTTGTCTGTGCCACTAAAAGCTCCTGAATACTCTGTCGCATCAAACCAGCCATCAGACCTACAGCTATCGATCTGACTACCTAGAAGGGGACTGGAAGATTGCGGGCGAGGATCAAGACTGCCCTGGTTATTGGCATCAATATTCACAGTCGTTAGTAGAGGATCAAGTTCCTGTAAAGTGAGAGCGCCAGCATTACTTGAATGAACCGTGCTTCCACCGCAATTTGAGCCAAAAATATTTGATGACACATATAGTAGGTCAGTATTACCAGCTTCAGTTGGTTCTACCTGACTTAAAATTTCTTGTGTTCTAGAATCGCTCACGCGCATACAGACCCCATTGCCATCCTGTATAGCGATGTTACGAAAGTCGCCACCCGTACCTTCTCTCAAACGGATCATTTGATCCCCCTGATCGGTTACATTGTCTCCATCCTCATCAAGATCTGCTTCGGGAATCGAACTTGTAGGGCCTAGTAGGGTAGCATTGCAAACAATAGGAAATGATCGGGGTGAGGCATCATAGTTGCTGCCGTCATTGTCCATTTCAAAGGCCCTACCAGCCAAATCACGGCCAGCAAGGGTAAAGATATGTTGCAGTCGTCCTTGATAGCCAAGATCAGTATCAATAGCATCATCACGAACAAACAAGACCGATACATACTTGGCATCGACCGTACCACCAAAAAACTCCACACCATCATCTTGGTTCCAGGCAACTTCAATATGCTCAATGGTCGTTCCACGCCCCACCCCTGCCAGAGTCAGACCATTGATCTCGTTATTTTCACCGATGTTTCGCCCACCATACCAAATCCTCACGTAGCGAAGAATACCACTGCTATCCTCGGCATCGTCTCCACCGTAGCTTACTCCAGCGACCCCTTCTACAACTCTCTTCTCAAGGCTGGCATTAACCGGCGCTTGCCCCAAGATGATCAAGCCACCCCATAACCCCCGTGCTGGTAGATTCGCATCATCTGTGGACGACGTAAACGTAATGGGTTGTTCAGCAGTTCCATTGGCTATAATAGTTGCCCCAGGTTTAATGATCAGTGCTGGAGCTAAACCTTGGACGTCTGAAGCAATCGAGCGAATCGTTGTTCCCGGCTCGATTGTTAAGGTGACTCCAGATTGAACGAAGGCCTGGCCAATAAGAAGGTACTCTTTACTTGATGACCAAGTGGTATCCTTATCTATGGAACCTGACACTTCGATAAAATCCTCGATGTCATCGAAGTCCTGAAAGCCGCAAGCAGCAGCTCCCAGAATGATCAGGTAGCATGAAAGCAAAGCGCCATAGGTGTTGGCTTGTAGCATAACCATTCCTCAAGCGAGATAAAGTTTCGTCAATTGATTCTATTGAACATGGGTAATTATTGCAGGCAGGCTATTGATAAGCAAACAGATTTTTGCTGATCAAGAAGCTCTCCCGCTCTCGCACTTTCATTTTGTGTGGAACTTTTTGCCTAGCGACCGTTATCACAATTCATCGTCAAAATCCGAATAAACGATACAATAGGAATCTCTAGGGATTGGATCATGTTGAAAAATAAATGCAACACCCTATTTGCTATACTAGCGGTAGGCCTTGTTACTGGCTCCACCCAGGCTAAAGACCGTTTAGTCCTTTGGCATTCATTCCAGGAACAAACGGTTGCGAGACACTTGGAAATCCTGCTGACAAAATTTGGAGAAGATCATCGAATCACTGTAGAAGCCAGAGAATTTCAAAACTCTGATATCAAGCCCTCTCTGATTAGCGCTGCACAGGAAGACAAGTTACCAGATGTTTTTATTGCCGCAGGAGACTTTGCTGGCTTGTACCAAACACTAGACTTGTCACCTATCCCCCTAAAAACCATCGAACCCTTTGATGAAACAATAAAAATTGGTGCTAACTACTACGGCGCTCCCTTCTTGGGCGGGAACCATCTTGTGCTCTACTATAACAAGGAGTTTGTAAAGACCCCCATCTCAGACTTCAACGAAATTGCGTCTCAAAAGGAGGCTTTTCGTGCCCGAGGCATTGGAACTATTGGCTGGCAATACCGAGAGCCATTTTGGTTGCTTTCGTTTCTTTCAGCTTATGGTGTGTGGCCAGTTACCGAACAAGGCAAACCCAATCTATCGGGACCAAGGATGGAAGAAGCATTGCGCGCTTACTACGAATTGGGAAGTGTCATCGCTCGGGACTGCACATACCAGTGTGGACATAAGGATTTCATCGATGGCAAGTTTGCTTATTCAGTGAATGGTGTTTGGGCATTTGCCGAGTTCCAAAAAAAGTTCGGTCCAAACTTCGGAGTCTCACCTTTACCCACATTCAACGGCAAAAGTTTAAATGCCATGTATTCTACAATTAGCCTCTTTTTTCCAAAACAAGCACTCAGTGGGCCGAAGAGTAATACCCTGATCCAGCTTGCTCGATATTTTCGCGCTCCTCGTACCCAAGAAAGTTGGATAAAGCATGGCCTGATTCCCGCAGTCGGTAGCTCCTTCAATAAACTAAAACGAAGCGCTAGCCAGCAAAAGAAGATGGTCTTGAAGCAACTTGAAGTGAGTAAGCCTATGCCGAACCTTCCTAGCATGGTTTATATATGGGAAGCCCTAAGAAAGGGCTGGCTGCGCTACGAAGCATTGCGGACCCGAGAAAAACCCATGCCCGAAAAAACCGCAAGCGAGTTTATGCAGAAACTTGCTATCGAAGCAATGGAGCAGGAACGATTGACACATTAGATCTGGAGTTTAAAAAAATAATTGTCCCTTTGAATACTTCAGAGAATTTGGTGCATCTAATCAGATTTTGGGGTAAACGTTGAAAAGCTTCCGGCTACTCATACTTTCGGCAATTCTAATATCAGCGCTATTGCCGATTCTAATCGTATCCCTGCCAACCGGCAAGGTGGTCTACGATTTGGTTTGGGATCATGCTGAAGAAGAACTCTCACTTCGAGGCCAGAAAATCTCGGATGCGATCTTGCACGACTTGCGACTCATTACCCATAGCCTTGAGTTTCTAGCTATAACTCAGGAAATAAGGCTTGGTGTCAGCAGCCTAGTATTCTCGGGAGCAGCCCGACGAGTGCTAGAGCGCTACCAAGAGCGCTACCCCATGGTCACCGGCATCTATCTTTTCGATGAGAGTGCCAACGTAGTAGAAACCATTCCAGAAATTCTTTCCATCGAGGATTCTGAATACATCACAAATGCACTCGCAAGTCTCCCTGAAGGGTCCAGGGAAATCTTCGTCGATCTTATGTCTAACTCCGACTTTTCTGAAATCCTTAGAGAGCTATCCAGCTTGAATCGCGTGGACAGGAAAAGTTTAAGCTCTTCATCTCATATATTGGTTGGCAAACCGGTGATCGGTGATAAAAGCCGGCGAGTGGGGTTTTTAGTCTTAGTGATTCCCATTGAAGTTCTGCTTCAGAAGCATACGCCTGCTTTCAATCAGGATCGTGTGCTAGACATACAAAAAGAGGAACAAACTTGGTACAATTCCTTGCTAGACACTCCCCCTCGAATCACAGATGACACCTGGATCAAATCCATAACTCAACTAGCTCTTGCTGATATTGCACCAGATCAGCCTATCAATATTCGACTGATCACAGCTGAAACAAAGTCTTCCCGGTATGGAGAGATTTTTGAGGACGTTCAAGATATCGTCGTGCTTGTCACATTGATCTCACTTCTAACTTTGGCCCTAGCATTCCACCTAGGTCGATTGATCGCCAAACCATTGGCAAGAATTGGAGATTTAGTCAGTGCTTACAAGGATGCCAACTATAGCTATCGTTTGCCAAAAATGAAGTTTGTTGAATTCAGTCGATTGGTTGATCTACTTGGTGATCTCGGCGAGGCTGTTCGCAACTCTAAAACCGATCTCAACCGAAAGTTGGATGAACGATCCGAGGAGATTCACCGACTCCAAAAAAAGGAACGCGATGCCGCAAAAGCTGTTCAAGAAGCATTGCTCCGTCATCCCGAGATTCGTTCACGAGTCACCATCACAAGTTGCTATCGGACTGCTGGTTTCATGGGTGGTGATTGGTACAGCTATTTTGAAGACACCACGAAAAACCGATTGGTGGTAATGATCGGCGATGTTACTGGTCACGACATGTCGTCTGCATTAGTAACCGGTGCCGTCGCGGGCGCCTCCCGCGCGGGCCTCGAAGTAATCAGTGATCACGAGAACGATCATAAGAATCTTCTTCACCAAATTGCTGATAAATTCAATCAGGTAGTCATCGATACGGGGAAATGTGCTGGCCATCTCATGACGATGACCATCTTATGTATCGACACACTCAGACATCGCTGCCACTATCTCAATGCCGGACACACGGGGATTGCACTCAAGAATAAATCAGGGGTTCGAACCATTATAAAAGGTGGTTCTCCTTTAGGACTTTTTGAGCAACCTAATTTTGGCTACTGTGAGTTTCCATTGAATGTCCATGATACTCTATTTCTGTATACCGATGGATTACTAGAGAACGCTAGCCAGGCTGGAAGTACCATCAGCCCCAGGATGCTCCTGAAGACCCTTGAAGATGCCGCCGACGCACGCAGTATGATTGATGCTATCACTGGACTTACTGTTCGCGTTTGGGGCGATCAGAAAATTGAAGATGATTGTACCTACTTGGCAATTCAATACCGCCCATAAAAAGACATAATAAAATCACAAGCAATTCTTTAATAGTTAACATTACCCAAGTTTCTTCAAACACTACCAACCTCAACTAACGAAATCAACAACCGATAAAGTTCCTATGTTTTAACGGAGATCAGGAATCGGACCATGCGGGCTATCTATCCTCAGCAAACGGCAGTAACGATGACTGAAGTTGTTATGCCACAGCATACCAATCCTCACGGTAGTGTTTTTGGAGGAGTGATAATGTCTTGGGTCGACATTGCAGCTGGAATTTGTGCCACCCGCCACTGCCGTAGAGACGTTGTAACAGCATCCGTTGACACCCTTCACTTTCTTTCCCCTGTTAGGCTAGGCTGGATCGTAACCCTAAAGGCGATGGTTAACTATGCTGGTAAAACTAGCTGTGAAGTGGGTGTCCGCATTGATGCTGAGAATGGTAATACTGGAGAAGTGTTTCATACAGCCAGCGCCTATCTAACCATGGTGGCCATGGGAAGCGATCATAGGCCGAGCACCATCCCTCCCTTGGAGCCGCAGACCGAATTGGAAAAGCAGCGGTTCGAACAGGCAAAAAATAGAATCACCATTCGCCGCAAACTCAGGCAGATGATGGCTGACGAAGATCACATTCAATTGCCATCGTCCCCGATTCGCGACGACGACTGATTCGCTTAAGCCTGCACTCTTCTAGCATTCTTTCCAAGATAACCTTGCGTGCTTTGTAAACTGATGATATCACACGACTTGAAATTTTATAAACGATGGTGAAACAGGTGGGAATCCTGTGCTGTCCCGCAACTGTAAGTTCTAACGAGCAAGCCAGATCCCATCTCTATAAGCGTACGACCCGAGGAGGTTTCATGTACCAGCAACGTCTATTGCTTATTCTTTCTGTGCCCCTTTCAGCTAGTACTCTTAGCTACGGACAATCTTCCGAAATCGAGCCACCACCCACCGGAGAAGAACGTCTCGAAACCATGGAAATCAAAGGTAGTCGCACCAATCGCATTGGGGAGTCGATCACTGCCGGTGAAGGAGAGGTGGGCCAGGCGGAGATCAGCCAACGGCCCTTAAGCCGAACAGGGGAGATCATCGAATTCGTTCCTGGCTTCATTGCCACCCAGCATAGTGGCTCAGGTAAGGCGAATCAGTATTTTGGCCGAGGTTTTAACCTTGACCATGGCACAGACTTCAGAATGTCCATCGATGGAATGCCCATCAATATGAGGTCCCATGGCCATGGCCAAGGCTACAGCGATGCGAACTTCATTATTCCCGAAGTCATTGAAAGCCTTGAGTATCGCAAGGGTCCTTACTACGCAGATTCAGGAGACTTTTCTAGCGCCGGTTATGCAAAGCTCTCAACATTCGATCGACTAGGCCATGGCGAAGCCCTTATTGGCGGTGGTAGCTATGGCTACGGCCGCACGCTTATTATGGATAGCATTGGCGATCATCAACGCAGCTTCACCTATGCATTTGAAGCCCAGCAATATGATGGGCCTTGGCAAGGTATTGATGAGAATGTTGAGAAGCTAAATGGCTTTGCCAAGCAGAACTTTTCGTGGGGTCGGGATCACCTCTCCATTAGCCTAATGGCCTATGATAATCGGTGGAACTCAGCCGAACAGGTTCCTAGCCGAGCTGTTGAAGCAGGTCTTATCAATCGATTGGCAGTCATCGATGACAAGGTCGGCGGAGAAACCAAACGAAACTCGCTCGCCATGCAGTGGCAAAGACAGCTGGATCAAGCTAGGATCAGCTTCAATGCCTACGCTATCGACTACGACCTAAAGCTCATCAATAATTTCACCTACTTCATCGATGAGGCAAATGGCGATCAGTTTTCCCAAGTCGATAGCCGCCGCGTATTCGGGGCTAACGGGGAGTGGCAACAAAACCTACAAATTGCCGGAGTTCCGATCCAACAACGTTTCGGAATCGAAGGACAAGTAGATACAGACTTGGAGACTGGCCTTTACAGAACACAAGAACAAGACATTATAGAAACACAGTCAGAACATGAAGCTCAGATATCGAATCTCAGCCTTTATTCCTCCACAGAGTTAGGCTTGAGCACTGATCTGCGAAGCAATATATCGTACCGAGTCGATTCCTATGACTACCAAGTGCGCAATCTAGTTAATCAGAAAAGCGCCTCGGATCGAGTCACTATGGGTAGCCTCAAGGGGAGCTTCGCCTATCGGGTTGGCGAAGGCCTTGAAAGCTACCTGGCTATTGGCCAAGGCTTTCATAGCAACGATTTCAAAGGAGTCTTAGCCACTGAAATATCGGACGATCCAGAGGCTGAAGATGCTGACCCTATTGTCCGATCACTTGGTTATGAAACAGGTCTTGCCTGGAGCCCATCGTCACGAATCAATCTATCGGTTGGGATTTGGCAGTTGGAATCAGACTCTGAACTAATCTATGTGGGCGACGAGGGTAGCACTGAGGCTTCCCGAGCAAGCGTCCGACGAGGCATTGAATGGACCACATACTACCGCCCCAATACAAACTGGACCTACGATCTAGAAATTGCTCAATCCGATGCTCGCTACAGCAGTGACCCTGACAACGAAGGCCGGGAGGTCGAAGGGCACATTCCCTTGGTTGTAAGCGGAGGCGTTTATGGGAACATGAGCAACGGCCTACTTGCAGGCCTAAGATTGCGCTACCTCGGAGAACGCCCGCTTACAGCAGACGGTTCTCAGCGATCTTCAGCCACTAGCCTTGTAAATTTGCGTACTGGCTATCAATGGGGGCAGTTTCGTATCACTCTTGATGTTTTTAATATCTTTGATAGTAAGGATAACGATATTGAATACTACTATGCATCTCGTCTTCCTGGCGAAGTAGAACCTCAAGACGATCGCCACTTCCACCCTGTAGAGCCTCGTAGTGTTAGAACTCATTTGAGTTACATGTTCTAGCTGCATTGCCTTTACTCCTTGCGGGTAAAGGCAAGTTCTTCCCTGCCCTCAGCCTTATTAAGAAACTACAATAGAGTGGTGATCTCCCTATCAGCAGCTGAGGAACCATGAACCAGGCTAAGGCGGAACCCCACCATCTTTGGTCCGATCTTATCGACTATTTCCGACGTAGCAACTACGATCGTTCCTATATGGTTTGCAAGGTTGCGTACTTTCTCGGTGGAAGCATACACGGGTCGTGGATCTTTCTCTTCTGGTTTCTTGATATCTGGCAGCTTTCGCTATTTAACATCTTTAGTTCCAGCTTTTTCTTCCTTTTGATGTGGGTCAATGAGCGTGGCTACCGCTCACTAACGATAAGCCTTGCTAGTATTGAGTTGATTTCACATCAAGTCTACGCCGTTTACCTACTCGGGCTAGAGAGCAATTTTCAGTACTTCCTAATTCTTGGCTTGATGGCCCCCTATCTAGCCTTGCATACCGAAGTGCTCTTAAAAAGCATCCTATCACTCGCCAGCCTGATCGCTCTTCTTAGCCTATTCTTTTTCATGAGAGAAACAGCACCACAAATCCAGCTAAGCTCTCAGGTCATGACATGGCTGGCCTTGCTGAATATCATCGGTGTCGCCATTAACGTGGTTACCTGGACCCACTACTTCAACTCTGTCGCTGGCCGTGCGATGAAAGAAGCAGAATCGGAGCGGAGCCGCTCCGATCAGTTACTGCGAAACATTTTACCGGCTCCTGTCGCTCAGCGACTCAAAGGCCAGCCCAAAATCATTGCCGATGACTACGAGCATACCAGTGTGCTATTTGCGGACATCGTCGGCTTCACCCGACTGGCTTCCGCCCTTTCTGCCAAAGAACTCGTAACAATCCTAAATCAACTATTCTCTAGTTTTGATGACTTATGTGAAGGCTATCCCATAGAAAAAATAAAAACGCTCGGGGATGCCTATATGGTAGTTTCCGGACTACCTCAACCCTGCCCTCACCACGCTGAAACACTCGCTAGTTTCGCTTTGGACCTTCTTGAGTCGGTCGAAAATTTCAACACCACCTCACCCATCAAAATTCAGCTACGGGTTGGGATTCATTCAGGTCCTGTGGTTGCCGGAGTCATTGGCAAGAAGAAATTTATTTACGATCTTTGGGGAGACACGGTTAATACGGCCTCACGAATGCAATCGACCTGCTTACCAGGACAGATTCAGGTTACCAAACCAGTCTTCGACAGAATTCAAAATTCCTTCGACTGTGAATTACGTGGGATGGTAGAAGTCAAAGGTAAAGATGAACCTCTCAGCGCTTACTGGGTGCTCAAGCGAAAAGCTCATCCGGTGGCAGAACCTGAAGCCTCCTAAAGTCCCTGGACTCCACGGAAAGGCAAACAATGTCTACTTGCCGTGCACTTCGGGAACACGATATTGCTTCTCGTAAGACTTGATAAGCTTCGAGGCCCGGCCATGCGCACAAGAAAATCCCTGGGATGGGGCGGTTTTTTGCTCCCTTTCTGGAGCTTGGCTCGCGGTGCGCGGCGCCCCAATCCCTGCAACCCGACCATGACAGGGACTTATAACCTTCTTAAAGTTTAGACTATGACATTGCGGGCAGGTTGCCGTTCGATCGCCTAATTTCTTAAGGATCGCCTCTTGGTGACCACAATCACTACAAGTAAACTCGTAAATTGGCATGATTTGAGTATCCTATAAGTCCATGGAAAGGTTTTCTAGCCTTTCCATTCATTCTAGCAGATATACTCAGAACCAGGCTTGATCATCAAGTCTCAGCAAATTTCCAGCCAGAGCAGCGACGATACCCCTAACTTACAACTCTCATGCTTTCAAATACATCTGGCAGGCTTTGATACA contains:
- a CDS encoding TonB-dependent receptor codes for the protein MYQQRLLLILSVPLSASTLSYGQSSEIEPPPTGEERLETMEIKGSRTNRIGESITAGEGEVGQAEISQRPLSRTGEIIEFVPGFIATQHSGSGKANQYFGRGFNLDHGTDFRMSIDGMPINMRSHGHGQGYSDANFIIPEVIESLEYRKGPYYADSGDFSSAGYAKLSTFDRLGHGEALIGGGSYGYGRTLIMDSIGDHQRSFTYAFEAQQYDGPWQGIDENVEKLNGFAKQNFSWGRDHLSISLMAYDNRWNSAEQVPSRAVEAGLINRLAVIDDKVGGETKRNSLAMQWQRQLDQARISFNAYAIDYDLKLINNFTYFIDEANGDQFSQVDSRRVFGANGEWQQNLQIAGVPIQQRFGIEGQVDTDLETGLYRTQEQDIIETQSEHEAQISNLSLYSSTELGLSTDLRSNISYRVDSYDYQVRNLVNQKSASDRVTMGSLKGSFAYRVGEGLESYLAIGQGFHSNDFKGVLATEISDDPEAEDADPIVRSLGYETGLAWSPSSRINLSVGIWQLESDSELIYVGDEGSTEASRASVRRGIEWTTYYRPNTNWTYDLEIAQSDARYSSDPDNEGREVEGHIPLVVSGGVYGNMSNGLLAGLRLRYLGERPLTADGSQRSSATSLVNLRTGYQWGQFRITLDVFNIFDSKDNDIEYYYASRLPGEVEPQDDRHFHPVEPRSVRTHLSYMF
- a CDS encoding FmdB family zinc ribbon protein codes for the protein MPIYEFTCSDCGHQEAILKKLGDRTATCPQCHSLNFKKVISPCHGRVAGIGAPRTASQAPEREQKTAPSQGFSCAHGRASKLIKSYEKQYRVPEVHGK
- a CDS encoding PP2C family protein-serine/threonine phosphatase, which codes for MKSFRLLILSAILISALLPILIVSLPTGKVVYDLVWDHAEEELSLRGQKISDAILHDLRLITHSLEFLAITQEIRLGVSSLVFSGAARRVLERYQERYPMVTGIYLFDESANVVETIPEILSIEDSEYITNALASLPEGSREIFVDLMSNSDFSEILRELSSLNRVDRKSLSSSSHILVGKPVIGDKSRRVGFLVLVIPIEVLLQKHTPAFNQDRVLDIQKEEQTWYNSLLDTPPRITDDTWIKSITQLALADIAPDQPINIRLITAETKSSRYGEIFEDVQDIVVLVTLISLLTLALAFHLGRLIAKPLARIGDLVSAYKDANYSYRLPKMKFVEFSRLVDLLGDLGEAVRNSKTDLNRKLDERSEEIHRLQKKERDAAKAVQEALLRHPEIRSRVTITSCYRTAGFMGGDWYSYFEDTTKNRLVVMIGDVTGHDMSSALVTGAVAGASRAGLEVISDHENDHKNLLHQIADKFNQVVIDTGKCAGHLMTMTILCIDTLRHRCHYLNAGHTGIALKNKSGVRTIIKGGSPLGLFEQPNFGYCEFPLNVHDTLFLYTDGLLENASQAGSTISPRMLLKTLEDAADARSMIDAITGLTVRVWGDQKIEDDCTYLAIQYRP
- a CDS encoding extracellular solute-binding protein, which gives rise to MLKNKCNTLFAILAVGLVTGSTQAKDRLVLWHSFQEQTVARHLEILLTKFGEDHRITVEAREFQNSDIKPSLISAAQEDKLPDVFIAAGDFAGLYQTLDLSPIPLKTIEPFDETIKIGANYYGAPFLGGNHLVLYYNKEFVKTPISDFNEIASQKEAFRARGIGTIGWQYREPFWLLSFLSAYGVWPVTEQGKPNLSGPRMEEALRAYYELGSVIARDCTYQCGHKDFIDGKFAYSVNGVWAFAEFQKKFGPNFGVSPLPTFNGKSLNAMYSTISLFFPKQALSGPKSNTLIQLARYFRAPRTQESWIKHGLIPAVGSSFNKLKRSASQQKKMVLKQLEVSKPMPNLPSMVYIWEALRKGWLRYEALRTREKPMPEKTASEFMQKLAIEAMEQERLTH
- a CDS encoding adenylate/guanylate cyclase domain-containing protein, translating into MNQAKAEPHHLWSDLIDYFRRSNYDRSYMVCKVAYFLGGSIHGSWIFLFWFLDIWQLSLFNIFSSSFFFLLMWVNERGYRSLTISLASIELISHQVYAVYLLGLESNFQYFLILGLMAPYLALHTEVLLKSILSLASLIALLSLFFFMRETAPQIQLSSQVMTWLALLNIIGVAINVVTWTHYFNSVAGRAMKEAESERSRSDQLLRNILPAPVAQRLKGQPKIIADDYEHTSVLFADIVGFTRLASALSAKELVTILNQLFSSFDDLCEGYPIEKIKTLGDAYMVVSGLPQPCPHHAETLASFALDLLESVENFNTTSPIKIQLRVGIHSGPVVAGVIGKKKFIYDLWGDTVNTASRMQSTCLPGQIQVTKPVFDRIQNSFDCELRGMVEVKGKDEPLSAYWVLKRKAHPVAEPEAS
- a CDS encoding acyl-CoA thioesterase yields the protein MRAIYPQQTAVTMTEVVMPQHTNPHGSVFGGVIMSWVDIAAGICATRHCRRDVVTASVDTLHFLSPVRLGWIVTLKAMVNYAGKTSCEVGVRIDAENGNTGEVFHTASAYLTMVAMGSDHRPSTIPPLEPQTELEKQRFEQAKNRITIRRKLRQMMADEDHIQLPSSPIRDDD